The proteins below are encoded in one region of Drosophila santomea strain STO CAGO 1482 chromosome 3R, Prin_Dsan_1.1, whole genome shotgun sequence:
- the LOC120453260 gene encoding uncharacterized protein LOC120453260: MVDNSVQCPVCTLYLHAGMNLSDHLETHPKEQVIKALVQMTIVGNCGNSMGSVLAAAMLTGGTGGGSSGGEASADEKPAVLSPPSGGDVKPVVVNTISAATAPVPPPAPPPLSSSLVAACSNVATSSTTSSTPTSNSASNSSSSKPSNPPIKALKCAPPTTEVRASSSAHPTTSSVSTLYQPQVTPDYRFNQQQPSQTTGFGRGVTASTAALVIPQVPQQHFLASHQQQAHFSHQQPPQQQNQQQQHQPALKFSYATALPPPPPLQLFTQQQQTVTPPQTQQQSHQKPPPAYGAAISQIRSQHNQNKQQPQSQSVAMQHNLALAPPTTAAASTSHATAAVKQPSKPQTEVFLNPPPPPPAQQQVQIHNLVQNQGQHHQLPQSQQPSQQSHQQLPNLPTYGLGASSSCSSSNNPSTSGSGLRSNRQTNSPFGALLNAAAAVACASPACSTTSSSVLRYAESPVAHYLERDNGDFIVQETPKHIVECVEKEDGEFSVIERIYQSPPSVLHIHDDDEDDEDEEEEDEHEAPPEEEDGDDEREENSHSLNMSKTTKKARKTKPKRGSKRTSDEEEFMSLSSGCESEMEKERKQEQPNAAASLPPPLCTAPSTSAAGASTSNLADNHSNSASNSASNSNSTATTKSKKNRITVLSDVPLNMNEYLDLMGNIVASSRIGASRPFAAVAPIPLVKVEKEEPLDDYDNVALPANADLEQKPSLEHGTTSVIRMASTAAAPSSATATEVSPEDLTQPPPMKVEVEPTTTLLPQRFSTPAQHRGPKKLVIKPKQTAPANATTTKKTDSPSSPSNNPSISRDLVQVKSETVEAPAPSSSSSILEKHLTTSRKLLHHHSAVNDDDARVLLEFANSKQPPPLAASSTTFVVNASAGFPSAGSVFASSSNSCSKAPAKPGEEYILPDNNMDVDEIVISSSSSYTSSAAQVQNTLQPPDFNFLYHQATTTATTATYFNPFSRQQHHHQQQHGVSDATNAATLASSSSNSMDHDSMNATFRVAKTQSLQSWYQQEPEHDPQNQGGAESGTATSSNQSQDVVSHQPTNFNAALAAVDCCSVALDEDAKYLDLDACKREQLSSSSNLPSASASTTSSSFAGAGTESSLVGGLNIRTDEKMPAKGEISEQESNCDIENSWSESVYGDISQRYFRNQFSGDYNPDWRQDYYPAQDLSAQQREQKRFDFNAVDDEASSSSRRSHLEDILPTAATSSACTSTAMLAGPPIASTSRAAAEAAAEAAAFAQRKPQRRKLYKCPHCEAIFEKLKERNAHMIGEHNYVRQNRRLICTQPQINTSMLPPQQQMILQGGEVEDSKDGIVKIKQEQCQEKQDVEQMRDHSELLADVKDSELMGIGGDGDCDVDDDIKPPNQLDEKPTLPPLAMTTPAAKLAALYRMLIAYNESKLGQERNNLSELEQKAMEKSIFLCYVCRTDFPSVKLYDAHLTEHPAECFTCGKKFYRWKNFSLHLKRHLGWKEFGCYVCDKKFVVRSALVEHMRMHTGQTPLKCKICGKKFKRYSNLTQHRKRHTKMMVRKKEYVCHCGEVLPSKARFLWHKETHDLKPKCCPYCCDRFVHANSLRRHIRLAHSDKFDYAEPMECPMCKQIFAKTSIKAHMATHSTEPQYDCAICSKSFSTKWNLKIHSWVHANRTAKPFKCEYCPKAFVRELDFKNHINAHKQIKPYTCEYCGCKFIRKYNYMRHRREHHGTKKFTCDQCDKSFHRHYYLIEHRRMHTGERPFTCTICGKSSTTKTNHNKHLKIHHSRDPFTVEA; encoded by the exons ATGGTCGACAACAGTGTCCAATGCCCCGTGTGCACATTGTACCTGCATGCGGGAATGAATCTCTCCGATCACTTGGAGACCCATCCCAAGGAGCAGGTGATCAAGGCACTGGTGCAGATGACGATCGTTGGAAACTGTGGCAACAGTATGGGCAGTGTTCTCGCTGCTGCCATGTTGACAGGAGGAACTGGAGGTGGATCCAGCGGAGGCGAAGCCAGTGCTGATGAGAAACCGGCCGTCTTATCACCACCTTCTGGCGGCGATGTTAAACCAGTCGTGGTCAATACCATATCAGCTGCAACAGCGCCTGTGCcgccaccagcaccaccgccaCTATCCTCCTCCCTCGTGGCGGCCTGCTCCAACGTAGCCACCTCTTCCACAACCAGCTCCACACCCACCTCCAACTCCgcaagcaacagcagcagcagcaaaccgAGCAATCCACCGATAAAAGCACTGAAATGCGCACCGCCCACGACTGAGGTGCGAGCCAGCTCATCCGCTCATCCCACCACGAGTAGCGTGTCCACTTTGTACCAGCCGCAGGTCACTCCGGATTATCGCttcaaccagcagcagccgtCACAGACGACGGGCTTTGGGCGTGGTGTCACCGCCTCAACAGCCGCGCTGGTAATTCCGCAGGTGCCTCAGCAGCACTTCCTCGCGAGCCATCAACAGCAGGCTCACTTTTCACATCAGCAGCCCCCGCAGCAAcagaatcagcagcagcagcatcagcctGCTCTGAAGTTCAGCTACGCCACAGCTTTGCCCCCACCTCCGCCGTTGCAG CTATTTacgcagcaacagcagacgGTTACTCCACCGCAGACCCAGCAGCAATCGCACCAGAAACCACCTCCCGCCTATGGAGCCGCCATTAGTCAAATTCGATCTCAGcacaaccaaaacaaacagcagcCACAGTCCCAAAGCGTGGCCATGCAACACAACCTAGCCCTGGCACCACCGACGACAGCAGCGGCCTCAACTTCacatgcaactgcagctgtcAAGCAGCCGAGTAAGCCGCAAACGGAAGTATTCCTGAatccgccaccaccgccgccggcaCAGCAACAGGTGCAGATCCACAATTTAGTGCAAAATCAGGGTCAACACCATCAGCTTCCTCAGTCGCAGCAGCCGAGCCAACAGAGTCACCAACAGCTACCGAACTTGCCGACCTACGGCTTAGGGGCCAGCAGTAGCTGCAGTTCCTCCAACAACCCCTCGACCTCGGGATCTGGTCTACGTTCGAATCGTCAGACAAACTCTCCGTTTGGAGCACTGCTTAATGCTGCAGCGGCAGTGGCCTGTGCATCGCCAGCCTGTTCCACCACCTCATCTTCGGTATTGCGGTATGCGGAATCACCGGTGGCACACTACCTTGAGCGAGACAATGGTGACTTCATTGTCCAGGAGACGCCGAAGCATATAGTTGAATGTGTGGAAAAAGAAGACGGCGAGTTCTCCGTGATCGAGCGCATTTATCAATCCCCGCCGAGTGTTCTGCACATacacgatgatgatgaggatgacgAGGATGAAGAGGAGGAAGACGAGCATGAAGCGCCACCCGAGGAAGAAGACGGGGACGATGAGCGGGAGGAAAACAGTCACAGCCTTAATATGAGCAAGACAACGAAAAAGGCCCGTAAGACAAAGCCGAAGCGAGGCTCCAAACGCACGTCGGACGAGGAGGAGTTCATGAGCCTTAGCAGCGGATGTGAGAGTGAGATGGAAAAAGAGCGTAAGCAGGAGCAGCCAAATGCCGCGGCATCACTACCACCTCCATTGTGCACGGCTCCTTCTACGAGTGCTGCTGGAGCTTCTACCTCCAATCTGGCGGACAATCATTCCAATTCCGCGTCCAACTCCGCCTCCAATTCTAACTCCACCGCCACTACAAAGTCCAAAAAGAATCGAATTACTGTACTGAGCGATGTTCCGCTTAATATGAATGAGTACCTAGATTTGATGGGCAACATTGTGGCCTCCAGTCGTATTGGGGCAAGTCGACCGTTTGCCGCTGTGGCTCCCATACCACTCGTCAAGGTGGAGAAGGAAGAGCCCTTGGATGATTACGACAACGTAGCATTGCCTGCTAATGCCGATCTGGAGCAAAAGCCCAGTCTTGAGCACGGCACTACCAGCGTCATTCGAATGGCAAGCACGGCTGCAGCACCTAGTTCAGCAACGGCGACTGAAGTGTCTCCCGAGGATCTCACACAGCCGCCGCCCATGAAAGTCGAGGTCGAGCCCACCACTACATTGTTACCGCAGCGCTTCTCAACTCCCGCTCAGCATCGTGGGCCTAAGAAATTAGTCatcaaaccaaaacaaacagcacCAGCGAATGCGACGACAACAAAAAAGACTGACAGCCCATCTTCCCCCAGCAACAACCCATCCATATCAAGAGATCTGGTGCAGGTAAAGAGTGAAACCGTGGAGGCGCCAGCGCCgagcagtagcagcagcattCTGGAGAAGCACCTGACCACCAGCCGCAAACTGTTGCATCACCACTCGGCGGTGAACGACGACGATGCCCGGGTGCTGTTGGAGTTTGCGAACTCGAAACAGCCGCCGCCACTGGCCGCATCCAGCACCACTTTCGTGGTAAATGCAAGTGCAGGTTTTCCCTCGGCGGGATCAGTTTTCGCCAGCAGCAGTAACAGCTGTTCCAAAGCACCGGCCAAGCCGGGCGAGGAGTACATCCTGCCGGACAACAACATGGACGTGGATGAGATTGTGATATCCTCGTCGTCTTCCTACACCTCCTCAGCAGCCCAGGTCCAAAACACGTTACAGCCGCCGGACTTTAACTTTCTGTACCACCAGGCCACTACCACGGCCACGACGGCCACATACTTCAATCCCTTTTCCaggcagcagcatcatcatcagcagcagcacggGGTTAGCGATGCCACCAATGCGGCCACTTTGGCTTCGTCGTCCAGCAATTCAATGGACCACGACTCGATGAATGCTACATTCCGGGTGGCCAAGACCCAATCGCTGCAGTCATGGTACCAGCAAGAGCCAGAGCACGATCCACAGAATCAGGGTGGTGCGGAATCAGGAACAGCCACTTCCTCCAATCAGAGCCAGGATGTGGTCAGCCACCAGCCCACTAACTTTAACGCTGCTCTAGCGGCCGTCGATTGCTGTAGCGTTGCTTTGGACGAGGATGCAAAATATCTTGACCTGGACGCCTGCAAGCGGGAGCAGCTGAGCAGCAGTAGCAACCTGCCCTCCGCTTCCGCGTCCACAACGTCGTCGTCGTTTGCTGGTGCTGGCACGGAAAGCAGTTTGGTGGGTGGTCTGAATATTCGCACCGATGAGAAGATGCCCGCTAAGGGTGAAATCTCCGAACAAGAAAGCAACTGCGACATCGAGAACTCCTGGAGTGAGTCG GTTTATGGGGACATTTCGCAGCGCTATTTCAGAAACCAGTTTTCTGGCGACTATAACCCTGATTGGCGGCAGGACTATTATCCGGCTCAGGATCTCAGCGCGCAGCAGAGGGAGCAAAAACG TTTTGACTTTAATGCTGTGGATGATGAGGCTTCATCTAGCTCGAGAAGGAGTCATCTGGAAGATATCCTCCCGACAGCGGCCACCTCCTCTGCATGTACGTCAACGGCTATGCTGGCGGGTCCACCAATAGCTTCGACATCACGGGCTGCTGCTGAGGCGGCAGCGGAGGCGGCTGCTTTTGCCCAGCGGAAACCGCAGCGTCGCAAGCTCTACAAGTGTCCTCACTGCGAGGCAATTTTCGAAAAGCTTAAAGAGCGCAATGCGCACATGATTGGCGAGCACAACTACGTGCGGCAAAATCGGCGTCTTATTTGCACTCAGCCGCAAATCAATACTTCGATGTTACCCCCACAGCAGCAGATGATACTGCAGGGTGGTGAGGTTGAGGATTCCAAAGATGGCATTGTGAAGATAAAACAGGAGCAGTGCCAGGAAAAGCAGGATGTTGAACAAATGCGCGACCATTCCGAACTTTTGGCTGATGTCAAGGACTCGGAGCTGATGGGCATCGGCGGTGATGGTGACTGTGATGTGGATGATGACATTAAGCCACCCAACCAGCTAGATGAAAAGCCGACGCTGCCGCCATTAGCCATGACGACGCCAGCAGCTAAATTAGCAGCTTTGTATCGAATGCTCATCGCCTACAACGAATCCAAGCTCGGACAGGAGCGCAACAACCTTAGTGAGCTGGAGCAGAAGGCTATGGAAAAATCCATATTTCTTTGTTATGTCTGTCGTACCGATTTCCCGTCCGTAAAGCTCTATGACGCCCATCTCACCGAGCATCCCGCTGAATGCTTCACTTGCGGCAAGAAGTTCTACCGCTGGAAGAACTTCTCCTTGCACTTAAAGCGGCACTTGGGCTGGAAGGAGTTTGGATGCTACGTCTGCGACAAGAAGTTCGTGGTGCGCAGCGCCTTGGTCGAACACATGCGGATGCACACGGGGCAAACGCCTCTCAAGTGCAAGATATGCG GCAAAAAGTTCAAGAGATACTCGAATCTGACGCAACACCGCAAGCGCCACACGAAAATGATGGTGCGCAAAAAGGAATACGTGTGCCACTGCGGTGAAGTCTTGCCCTCGAAGGCCCGCTTCCTGTGGCACAAGGAAACGCACGACCTGAAGCCGAAGTGCTGTCCGTACTGCTGCGATCGGTTTGTGCACGCCAACTCGCTACGTCGTCACATACGGCTGGCCCACTCTGATAAGTTTGACTACGCCGAACCTATGGAATGCCCCATGTGTAAGCAGATCTTCGCAAAGACGTCCATCAAGGCGCATATGGCGACGCATTCAACGGAGCCCCAATACGATTGCGCAATTTGTAGCAAGAGCTTCTCCACCAAATGGAATCTCAAGATCCACTCGTGGGTACACGCCAACCGGACGGCGAAGCCCTTTAAGTGCGAATACTGCCCAAAGGCATTCGTGCGAGAGCTGGACTTCAAGAACCACATCAACGCGCACAAGCAGATCAAGCCGTACACGTGCGAGTACTGCGGCTGCAAGTTTATCCGCAAGTACAACTACATGCGACATCGACGCGAACATCACGGCACCAAAAAGTTTACCTGCGACCAGTGCGATAAGTCTTTCCATCGACATTACTATCTGATAGAGCACCGGCGAATGCACACCGGAGAGCGTCCGTTCACGTGCACCATCTGCGGCAAGAGCTCCACAACCAAGACCAATCACAACAAGCATCTGAAGATCCACCATTCGCGCGATCCGTTCACGGTGGAGGCCTAA
- the LOC120453264 gene encoding cleavage stimulation factor subunit 2 codes for MADKAQEQSIMDKSMRSVFVGNIPYEATEEKLKEIFSEVGPVLSLKLVFDRESGKPKGFGFCEYKDQETALSAMRNLNGYEIGGRTLRVDNACTEKSRMEMQQLLQGPQVENPYGEPCEPEDAPELITKTVASLPPEQMYELMKQMKLCIVSNPSEARQMLMLNPQLAYALLQAMVVMRIVDPQQALGMLFKANQMPPVLGGNPHQGPGNHSMMGQQQVPQQQVQIPQQQQQAPQPPMPVPGPGFPPNVHPNDIDLRMVPGGPMPMDPRMMGRGMDQDLRGSLPNPVPPPLMDPRTRAQMPPQQQAQAPPAPYPSDPRQRPMDPRLRTGPGPQQQAPPQGIPQAPPPTQQQQAAAQQLQSRLGAHGVLPSDASDQEKAALIMQVLQLSDEQIAQLPSEQRASILMLKEQIAKSTQR; via the exons ATGGCAGATAAGGCGCAGGAACAAAGTATTATGGACAAGTCCATGCGGTCGGTTTTTGTGGGGAACATACCCTACGAGGCCACCGAGGAGAAGCTGAAGGAGATTTTCAGCGAAGTGGGCCCGGTTTTGTCACTGAA ACTGGTCTTCGATCGGGAAAGCGGCAAACCCAAGGGCTTTGGCTTCTGCGAGTACAAGGACCAGGAGACGGCCTTAAGTGCCATGCGGAATCTGAATGGCTATGAGATCGGCGGCAGAACACTGCGGGTGGATAACGCCTGTACGGAGAAGTCGCGTATGGAGATGCAGCAGCTGCTTCAGGGACCACAAGTGGAAAATCCTTATGGCGAGCCCTGCGAGCCGGAGGATGCTCCCGAGCTCATCACCAAAACTGTGGCATCCCTGCCACCGGAGCAAATGTACGAGCTGATGAAGCAGATGAAGCTCTGTATCGTGAGCAATCCTTCGGAGGCACGCCAGATGCTAATGCTCAATCCTCAGTTGGCCTACGCTTTGCTCCAGGCAATGGTGGTTATGAGGATCGTAGATCCGCAGCAGGCGCTCGGCATGCTTTTCAAAGCCAATCAAATGCCTCCCGTTTTGGGTGGAAATCCGCACCAGGGGCCAGGGAACCACTCCATGATGGGACAACAGCAGGTtccgcagcagcaggtgcagattccgcagcaacagcagcaggctcCTCAGCCTCCAATGCCCGTCCCCGGACCTGGCTTCCCACCCAATGTCCATCCAAACGATATCGATTTGCGCATGGTGCCCGGTGGACCCATGCCGATGGATCCCAGGATGATGGGCCGCGGCATGGACCAGGATTTGCGTGGTTCTCTTCCCAATCCAGTGCCTCCGCCACTGATGGATCCACGAACTCGTGCCCAGATGCCCccacagcagcaggcgcaggcGCCACCGGCCCCTTATCCCAGCGATCCGCGCCAGCGTCCCATGGATCCCAGGTTAAGGACAGGACCTGGCCCTCAGCAGCAGGCACCGCCACAAGGCATTCCCCAAGCACCGCCACcaacacagcagcaacaggcggCCGCTCAGCAGTTACAGAGCAGACTAGGCGCCCATGGAGTCCTGCCCTCGGATGCCTCCGACCAGGAGAAGGCTGCCCTTATTATGCAGGTGCTGCAGCTGTCCGACGAGCAGATTGCCCAGCTGCCCTCCGAGCAACGGGCCAGTATCCTCATGCTCAAGGAGCAGATTGCGAAGAGCACTCAGCGCTAA
- the LOC120453261 gene encoding cleavage and polyadenylation specificity factor 73, which produces MTQATGDARMPDEESDLLQIKPLGAGQEVGRSCIMLEFKGKKIMLDCGIHPGLSGMDALPYVDLIEADEIDLLFISHFHLDHCGALPWFLMKTSFKGRCFMTHATKAIYRWMLSDYIKISNISTEQMLYTEADLEASMEKIETINFHEERDVMGVRFCAYIAGHVLGAAMFMIEIAGIKILYTGDFSRQEDRHLMAAEVPPMKPDVLITESTYGTHIHEKREDRENRFTSLVQKIVQQGGRCLIPVFALGRAQELLLILDEFWSQNPDLHEIPIYYASSLAKKCMAVYQTYINAMNDRIRRQIAVNNPFVFRHISNLKGIDHFEDIGPCVIMASPGMMQSGLSRELFESWCTDPKNGVIIAGYCVEGTLAKAVLSEPEEITTLSGQKLPLNMSVDYISFSAHTDYQQTSEFIRLLKPTHVVLVHGEQNEMSRLKLALQREYEADASTDIKFYNPRNTHAVDLYFRGEKTAKVMGSLAAKNSEVGSKLSGVLVKRDFKYHLLAPSDLGKYTDMSMSVVTQRQSIPWGSSLATLELLLDRIGAGCVEVLEAERKLRVFGCIELTVEQKIIVMEWQATHVNDVYADAVLACIMQSELGGTNLKGATKQTKSEDSRFRECLIETLQDTFGDNCVPKMFKGDLLPVTVSGKRAEINLETLVINCAEDDVLRQMLNTTVQKLHQTLVSAL; this is translated from the exons ATGACGCAGGCAACAGGTGATGCACGCATGCCAGATGAGGAAAGCGACCTGCTGCAGATCAAGCCACT TGGTGCTGGCCAGGAAGTTGGACGCTCCTGCATTATGCTGGAATTCAAGGGCAAGAAGATCATGCTGGACTGCGGAATCCATCCGGGATTGTCCGGCATGGATGCCCTGCCCTACGTGGATCTAATAGAGGCGGATGAAATTGATCTGCTGTTTATTTCACA TTTCCACTTGGATCACTGTGGCGCCTTGCCCTGGTTCCTCATGAAGACCAGCTTCAAAGGCCGCTGCTTCATGACCCATGCCACTAAAGCCATTTACCGATGGATGTTGTCCGATTACATTAAGATCAGTAACATATCCACCGAGCAGATGCTGTATACAGAAGCTGATCTGGAGGCCTCTATGGAGAAGATCGAGACGATCAATTTCCACGAGGAGCGCGATGTAATGGGCGTGCGCTTTTGTGCCTATATTGCTGGTCATGTTTTGGGAGCTGCCATGTTCATGATAGAGATTGCTGGTATCAAGATCTTGTACACTGGTGACTTCTCGCGGCAGGAGGATCGACATTTGATGGCCGCCGAGGTGCCACCCATGAAGCCGGATGTTCTAATCACAGAGTCTACCTACGGCACTCACATCCACGAGAAAAGAGAGGATCGAGAAAACCGATTTACCTCGCTTGTGCAGAAAATAGTTCAGCAAGGCGGCAGATGCTTGATCCCTGTATTTGCTTTGGGCCGTGCCCAAGAACTGCTACTTATTCTGGATGAATTCTGGTCACAAAACCCGGATCTGCACGAGATTCCCATCTACTATGCCTCCTCTCTGGCCAAGAAGTGCATGGCTGTCTACCAGACGTACATCAATGCCATGAATGATCGAATTCGACGACAGATAGCGGTGAACAATCCCTTTGTTTTCCGCCACATTTCCAACCTAAAGGGCATCGATCACTTCGAGGATATAGGGCCCTGTGTAATCATGGCCTCGCCCGGTATGATGCAGTCGGGATTGTCGCGAGAGCTTTTCGAGAGCTGGTGTACAGATCCCAAGAACGGAGTGATCATAGCCGGTTACTGCGTGGAAGGCACTTTGGCCAAAGCCGTTCTCTCCGAACCGGAGGAGATCACCACACTGTCGGGTCAGAAGCTGCCGCTCAACATGTCCGTCGACTACATATCCTTTTCGGCTCACACGGACTACCAGCAGACTAGTGAATTCATCCGCCTACTAAAGCCCACGCATGTTGTGCTCGTCCACGGGGAGCAGAACGAGATGTCGCGTCTGAAGTTGGCTCTACAGAGGGAATACGAAGCAGATGCGAGTACAGATATAAAGTTTTACAACCCGCGAAACACGCATGCCGTGGACCTTTATTTCCGTGGCGAGAAAACCGCCAAGGTGATGGGAAGCCTCGCTGCCAAGAACTCGGAGGTGGGAAGCAAACTCTCAGGCGTTCTAGTTAAACGCGACTTCAAGTACCACCTGTTGGCCCCTTCTGATCTGGGCA AATACACGGACATGAGCATGTCTGTTGTAACACAACGTCAGTCGATTCCTTGGGGCAGCTCGTTGGCCACTCTAGAGCTTCTGCTAGATCGCATTGGTGCCGGATGCGTGGAGGTGCTGGAGGCGGAGCGAAAGCTGCGGGTTTTCGGCTGCATCGAGCTGACTGTGGAGCAGAAAATCATTGTGATGGAGTGGCAAGCGACGCATGTGAATGATGTGTACGCCGATGCCGTTCTCGCCTGCATCATGCAGTCAGAGTTGGGAGGAACAAATCTGAAGGGCGCCACAAAGCAAACCAAGTCAGAGGACTCGCGCTTTCGGGAGTGCCTAATCGAGACACTACAGGACACCTTCGGCGACAACTGCGTGCCAAAAATGTTCAAGGGCGATCTGCTGCCAGTAACGGTGAGCGGGAAACGTGCGGAAATAAACCTGGAAACCCTC GTCATAAACTGTGCTGAGGATGATGTGCTTCGACAAATGCTCAACACGACGGTTCAGAAGTTGCACCAGACCCTAGTCTCCGCTCTTTGA
- the LOC120453265 gene encoding Golgi SNAP receptor complex member 1 isoform X2, translating to MGGSSYDVLRKQARSLENEIDLKLVAFSKIGAGSGGGGSGGLGGVDTSPLLGEHVFDSLSEEIEQMLEKLSSLNESMSDLPASGAAALHTLQRHREILQGYRQEFNKICANHTMRIEREELLRGSGLATSSGSPSISGLNRREMYLKESGHLNSASHLVNDQINIAIETRDHLHAQRQAFKRLQTRFNDISNRFPLISSA from the exons ATGGGAGGATCCAGCTACGATG TGCTCAGGAAGCAGGCGCGAAGCCTGGAGAACGAGATCGACCTGAAGCTGGTGGCATTCAGCAAAATCGGTGCGGGCAGCGGAGGAGGTGGAAGCGGAGGATTAGGAGGCGTTGACACATCGCCGCTCCTGGGCGAGCACGTCTTCGATTCGCTATCGGAAGAGATCGAGCAAATGCTGGAAAAG CTATCCTCGCTAAATGAGTCCATGTCCGATTTGCCCGCCTCGGGAGCAGCCGCCCTGCACACACTGCAGAGGCATCGAGAAATCCTGCAGGGGTACCGCCAGGAGTTCAACAAGATCTGCGCCAATCATACAATGCGAATCGAGCGCGAGGAGCTGCTTCGTGGCTCTGGATTGGCCACCAGCTCCGGCAGTCCATCCATCTCGGGCTTGAACCGGCGAGAAATGTACCTGAAGGAGAGTGGGCACCTCAACAGCGCCAGTCACCTGGTCAACGATCAGATTAACATTGCCATTGAGACGCGTGACCATCTGCACGCCCAGCGACAGGCATTCAAGCGGCTGCAGACCCGCTTTAACGATATCTCCAATCGATTCCCACTGATTTCCAG CGCATAA
- the LOC120453265 gene encoding Golgi SNAP receptor complex member 1 isoform X1, which translates to MGGSSYDVLRKQARSLENEIDLKLVAFSKIGAGSGGGGSGGLGGVDTSPLLGEHVFDSLSEEIEQMLEKLSSLNESMSDLPASGAAALHTLQRHREILQGYRQEFNKICANHTMRIEREELLRGSGLATSSGSPSISGLNRREMYLKESGHLNSASHLVNDQINIAIETRDHLHAQRQAFKRLQTRFNDISNRFPLISSLIQRINIKKRRDSLILGAVIGFCVILLLLYAFN; encoded by the exons ATGGGAGGATCCAGCTACGATG TGCTCAGGAAGCAGGCGCGAAGCCTGGAGAACGAGATCGACCTGAAGCTGGTGGCATTCAGCAAAATCGGTGCGGGCAGCGGAGGAGGTGGAAGCGGAGGATTAGGAGGCGTTGACACATCGCCGCTCCTGGGCGAGCACGTCTTCGATTCGCTATCGGAAGAGATCGAGCAAATGCTGGAAAAG CTATCCTCGCTAAATGAGTCCATGTCCGATTTGCCCGCCTCGGGAGCAGCCGCCCTGCACACACTGCAGAGGCATCGAGAAATCCTGCAGGGGTACCGCCAGGAGTTCAACAAGATCTGCGCCAATCATACAATGCGAATCGAGCGCGAGGAGCTGCTTCGTGGCTCTGGATTGGCCACCAGCTCCGGCAGTCCATCCATCTCGGGCTTGAACCGGCGAGAAATGTACCTGAAGGAGAGTGGGCACCTCAACAGCGCCAGTCACCTGGTCAACGATCAGATTAACATTGCCATTGAGACGCGTGACCATCTGCACGCCCAGCGACAGGCATTCAAGCGGCTGCAGACCCGCTTTAACGATATCTCCAATCGATTCCCACTGATTTCCAG TCTCATTCAGCGCATAAATATCAAAAAGCGACGTGATTCACTGATCCTGGGAGCAGTTATTGGCTTCTGTGTGATCTTGTTGCTACTCTACGCCTTCAACTAG